Proteins co-encoded in one Pocillopora verrucosa isolate sample1 chromosome 1, ASM3666991v2, whole genome shotgun sequence genomic window:
- the LOC131800206 gene encoding probable G-protein coupled receptor No18 → MANPTVTIATNSTIIPIAETQPFDSTVRSISTFLLIIIILLTLLGNSLVIRAFISFRKLRNVTNYLVVSLAVTDILVAMFSMPVWAAYLLTGPPWIFSLWLKKIWQSMDILCSVASISHLLLISIERYICISSPLTYHSIVTTPKTRVAICAAWSFALTMTIIKLVTWDMSFSAAYQLTAFSLCFAAPVFIMSYAYIMIFRVSRTQAKKMLLKIGEKTKRFCLPKELKAAKTLGVVMGAFVLCWFPFFFLNFFNALCRTCPIQVGAVMVAKALHYFNSVLNPIIYGLMNKQFKTAFRHLFTSTYSSVTGKAQPVTRSDIERQLSSIKSWGLTSLKIRSSTQDKGNAATTELCNYLEKSTGTSL, encoded by the exons ATGGCAAACCCGACGGTAACCATAGCAACGAACTCCACAATAATCCCTATCGCCGAAACGCAACCATTTGACTCCACAGTGAGATCTATATCCACTTTCCTGCTGATTATCATCATTCTGCTTACCCTTCTCGGCAACTCGCTCGTCATCCGGGCGTTTATTTCTTTCCGGAAGTTACGCAACGTTACCAATTACTTGGTTGTGTCCTTAGCAGTAACAGATATCCTAGTCGCCATGTTTTCCATGCCGGTCTGGGCGGCATATCTGTTAACAGGGCCACCATGGATTTTCTCCTTGTGGCTAAAGAAGATCTGGCAGTCGATGGACATTTTATGCAGTGTGGCCTCCATCTCACATCTTCTACTTATCAGCATAGAGCGCTACATCTGCATCTCTTCTCCGCTGACGTACCACAGTATTGTGACCACGCCCAAGACACGTGTAGCAATTTGTGCAGCGTGGTCCTTCGCGCTGACTATGACCATCATCAAACTGGTCACCTGGGATATGTCATTCTCAGCAGCTTACCAGTTGACAGCGTTTTCACTCTGTTTTGCCGCGCCTGTTTTTATCATGAGTTACGCCTACATTATGATTTTCAGAGTTTCTCGTACACAGGCGAAGAAAATGCTACTCAAGATTGGAGAAAAAACCAAAAGGTTCTGCCTCCCAAAAGAGCTGAAGGCTGCCAAGACGCTAGGAGTGGTAATGGGGGCTTTTGTGCTCTGTTGGTTCCCATTCttctttctaaatttctttAACGCTCTTTGTCG TACATGTCCTATTCAAGTAGGAGCTGTAATGGTGGCTAAAGCGCTTCACTATTTTAATTCAGTTCTCAACCCAATCATCTACGGTCTAATGAACAAACAGTTCAAGACTGCCTTTAGACATCTCTTCACCTCAACATACTCTAGCGTGACGGGAAAGGCACAGCCCGTGACAAGGTCAGATATCGAGAGGCAACTATCCAGCATCAAAAGTTGGGGGTTAACTTCTCTAAAAATCAGATCGTCAACTCAAGATAAAGGAAACGCTGCAACGACGGAACTATGTAATTACCTAGAAAAAAGTACAGGGACAAGTTTGTGA
- the LOC131800100 gene encoding myosin regulatory light polypeptide 9-like, with translation MSSKSRSKKGASKKKVQRAASNVFAMFDQTQIHEFKEAFNVIDQDRDGIISAKDLTEMFNSLGKPQKDDYIEDMLGEATGTVNFTMFMTLFSENMHGTDPEDMIKSAFTTFDPDGTGIINEDRLRPLLMKLGDRFTEDECDEMFTHANVDDDGNFNYNEFTKIIKHGEKDD, from the exons ATGTCTTCGAAATCCAGATCGAAAAAGGGTGCATCTAAGAAAAAGGTGCAACGAGCGGCATCCAATGTTTTCGCGATGTTCGACCAAACGCAGATTCACGAGTTCAAAGAGGCATTCAACGTCATTGATCAGGACAGAGATGGAATTATCAGCGCCAAAGACCTGACGGAGATGTTTAATTCCCTAGGAAAGCCTCAGAAGGACGATTACATCGAAGACATGCTGGGCGAGGCTACTGGGACTGTCAACTTTACGATGTTCATGACGCTGTTCTCAGAGAACATGCATGGTACCGATCCCGAAGACATGATCAAGAGTGCGTTTACTACGTTTGATCCAGATGGCACTGGAATCATCAATGAGGACAGGCTGCGACCACTGCTAATGAAACTCGGAGACAG GTTTACAGAGGACGAATGCGATGAAATGTTTACTCATGCAAATGTTGACGACGACGggaattttaattacaatgaATTCACAAAGATCATAAAACATGGTGAAAAAGACGATTAG
- the LOC131800101 gene encoding myosin regulatory light polypeptide 9-like, which yields MSGKTKSKKAGSKKKAQRATSNVFAMFDQQQIQEFKEAFSMIDQDRDGFIKDTDLKDMFNSLGKEESNDYIEDMLNEASGPLNFTMFLTLMGEKLNGTDPEDMIRNAFASFDMDGKGVLNEDKLRPLLMGMGERFSDDECDEMFRLANADDDGNFNYLDFVKTIKHGAKDD from the exons ATGTCcggtaaaacaaaatcaaaaaaggCTGGTTCCAAGAAGAAGGCCCAGAGAGCAACTTCCAACGTGTTTGCCATGTTCGATCAGCAGCAGATTCAGGAGTTCAAAGAAGCGTTCAGCATGATCGACCAAGATCGCGATGGATTCATCAAGGATACCGATCTGAAGGATATGTTTAACTCGCTGGGTAAGGAAGAGTCTAACGATTACATCGAGGACATGTTGAACGAAGCGTCCGGGCCGTTGAATTTCACCATGTTCCTGACGCTGATGGGCGAGAAACTGAATGGTACAGACCCTGAGGATATGATCCGAAATGCATTCGCCTCGTTTGATATGGATGGCAAGGGAGTACTGAACGAGGATAAGCTCCGACCCTTATTGATGGGAATGGGAGAAAG GTTCTCAGACGATGAATGTGATGAGATGTTCCGTCTAGCGAACGCTGACGACGATGGAAACTTCAACTATCTGGACTTTGTTAAAACAATTAAACATGGCGCAAAGGACGACTAA